A window of Benincasa hispida cultivar B227 chromosome 9, ASM972705v1, whole genome shotgun sequence genomic DNA:
gaaaataaaattgatctgccttgaagcttcatgcCCAAAACCATTTCCATCTTCGCCAAAACCCGACTCAATCCACCTCTCTGCCGCCTTAATCAAGGACAGATGCCACCGCAAACACGACGCCATTTCAACTCACCTTGTCGTTTGAGCATCAGCGACGACGATTCCAGTAAGGAATTCACCAACATCATCTACGAGAAGACCATCGGAAAAACCATTGCGAAGGTTTTAATTGAGCTTCAAATTCAACAATTTGGTCGTTGTGTTCATCTatttaatatttacaaatttctaTGCCCTAATTTTAGATTACGATTAATCAACCGGAGAGGAGGAATGCATTCCGGCCGTGGACAATTAAAGAGCCCATACGAGCATTTAATGTTGCCAGAGACGATAGTTCAATCGGAGTCATCATTCTTACTGGAAAGGTAAATTTGAT
This region includes:
- the LOC120086162 gene encoding 1,4-dihydroxy-2-naphthoyl-CoA synthase, peroxisomal-like; translated protein: MPKTISIFAKTRLNPPLCRLNQGQMPPQTRRHFNSPCRLSISDDDSSKEFTNIIYEKTIGKTIAKITINQPERRNAFRPWTIKEPIRAFNVARDDSSIGVIILTGKDLRHFSVEEIGGQIWNLKKVQ